In Marinobacter antarcticus, one genomic interval encodes:
- the leuS gene encoding leucine--tRNA ligase translates to MDEQYNPRDIEHNARTFWDENKTFEVREEPGKPKYYCLSMFPYPSGKLHMGHVRNYTIGDVISRYQRMQGKNVMQPMGWDAFGLPAENAAIANKTAPAKWTYANIEYMKNQLKQLGFGYDWSRELATCKPDYYRWEQWFFARLYEKGLVYKKMATVNWDPVDQTVLANEQVVDGRGWRSGALVEQKKIPQWFIRITDYAEELLNDMDDMDGWPEQVKTMQRNWIGKSVGTELTFPLKNSDDGLTVYTTRPDTLMGVSYMAVAAEHPLAKAAAERHKDVAKFVEECRNSKVAEAEMATMEKKGVDTGFKAINPLTQEEIPVWIANFVLTDYGTGALMAVPGHDDRDHEFALKYHLAVKQVIAASDGREIDVQEQAFTGKGVLVSSGKYTGMTSEEAFDDIANHLEKHGIGKRTINYRLRDWGVSRQRYWGAPIPMVTLADGTQHPVPDDQLPVLLPEDVEMTGVQSPIKADPEWAKTTFEGQPATRETDTFDTFMESSWYYARFCSPNYDKGMLDPAAANYWLPVDQYIGGIEHAILHLLYARFFHKLLRDVGLVTSSEPFKQLLTQGMVLADTYYREDDKGGKVWIAPADVTVERDDKGHAIGAVHKDDGQPVISGGVTKMSKSKNNGIDPQSIIDAHGADTVRLFMMFAAPPEQSLEWSDSAVEGAHRFLKRLWRLVHEQVAGGGVPALDVGSLNDSQKSLRRKTHETIAKVSDDISRRLTFNTAIAAVMELLNDVSRLNNEDPQTRAARQEALEAAVVMLAPIVPHICHTLWQALGHRDPIVDAPWPVADESAMVRSEIQVVLQVNGKVRAKADVPADISKTDLEQLALENENVMRFIEGATVRKVIVVPGKLVNVVAN, encoded by the coding sequence ATGGACGAGCAGTACAATCCCCGTGACATAGAACACAATGCGCGCACCTTCTGGGACGAAAACAAAACCTTTGAAGTCAGGGAAGAGCCGGGTAAACCGAAATACTACTGCCTGTCCATGTTCCCCTACCCCAGCGGCAAGCTCCACATGGGGCACGTCAGGAACTACACCATCGGCGATGTTATCTCCCGCTATCAGCGTATGCAGGGCAAGAACGTTATGCAGCCCATGGGCTGGGATGCGTTTGGCCTGCCCGCTGAGAACGCTGCCATTGCCAACAAAACCGCGCCGGCCAAGTGGACTTACGCCAACATCGAGTACATGAAAAACCAGCTCAAACAGCTGGGTTTCGGCTACGACTGGAGCCGTGAGCTGGCGACCTGCAAGCCGGACTATTATCGCTGGGAGCAGTGGTTTTTCGCACGGCTTTATGAAAAAGGCCTGGTATACAAGAAAATGGCCACCGTGAACTGGGACCCGGTCGACCAGACCGTTCTTGCCAACGAACAAGTAGTCGATGGTCGCGGCTGGCGCTCCGGTGCGCTGGTTGAGCAAAAAAAGATTCCCCAGTGGTTCATTCGCATTACCGATTACGCAGAAGAACTGCTGAACGATATGGACGACATGGATGGCTGGCCGGAACAGGTCAAGACCATGCAGCGCAACTGGATCGGCAAATCCGTGGGTACGGAACTGACCTTTCCTCTAAAGAACAGCGACGACGGCCTCACGGTTTATACTACTCGCCCGGACACGCTGATGGGCGTGAGCTATATGGCCGTCGCAGCTGAGCATCCGCTGGCTAAAGCAGCCGCCGAGCGCCACAAAGACGTTGCTAAATTTGTGGAGGAGTGCCGTAACAGCAAGGTGGCCGAAGCTGAAATGGCCACCATGGAAAAGAAAGGCGTGGATACCGGGTTCAAGGCTATAAACCCGCTCACTCAGGAAGAAATTCCTGTCTGGATCGCCAATTTTGTTCTCACGGATTACGGAACCGGTGCGCTGATGGCCGTGCCCGGCCACGATGATCGCGACCATGAGTTTGCACTCAAGTATCACTTGGCCGTGAAGCAGGTTATTGCCGCCAGTGATGGGCGCGAAATCGACGTGCAAGAGCAGGCTTTCACTGGAAAAGGCGTGCTGGTCTCCTCCGGCAAATACACCGGCATGACCAGCGAAGAAGCCTTTGACGACATTGCCAATCATCTGGAAAAGCATGGCATCGGCAAGCGCACCATCAACTACCGCCTGCGTGACTGGGGCGTATCGCGCCAGCGTTACTGGGGCGCGCCCATTCCCATGGTCACACTGGCAGACGGCACCCAACATCCGGTTCCGGACGACCAACTGCCGGTACTGTTGCCCGAAGACGTCGAAATGACCGGCGTACAGTCTCCGATCAAAGCGGATCCCGAGTGGGCCAAGACCACTTTTGAGGGCCAGCCCGCGACCCGCGAAACCGACACCTTCGACACCTTTATGGAATCGTCCTGGTACTACGCACGCTTCTGCAGCCCCAATTACGACAAGGGCATGCTGGACCCTGCGGCAGCAAACTACTGGCTGCCGGTGGATCAGTATATCGGCGGCATCGAGCATGCCATCCTGCACCTGCTTTACGCGCGCTTCTTCCACAAGCTCTTGCGTGATGTTGGTCTGGTAACCAGCTCTGAGCCATTCAAGCAGCTTCTGACCCAGGGCATGGTGCTGGCAGATACCTACTATCGCGAAGATGACAAAGGCGGCAAGGTCTGGATTGCTCCGGCGGATGTCACCGTTGAGCGTGACGACAAAGGCCACGCGATCGGTGCGGTTCACAAGGACGACGGACAGCCTGTGATCTCCGGCGGCGTGACCAAGATGTCGAAGTCGAAGAACAACGGCATAGATCCCCAATCCATCATTGATGCGCACGGCGCAGACACCGTGCGCCTGTTTATGATGTTCGCAGCTCCACCCGAACAGTCTCTTGAGTGGTCGGACAGCGCTGTGGAAGGCGCTCACCGCTTCCTTAAGCGGCTGTGGCGCCTGGTGCATGAGCAGGTTGCAGGCGGCGGCGTGCCGGCTCTGGATGTGGGCTCTCTGAATGACTCCCAGAAAAGCCTGCGGCGTAAAACCCATGAAACCATTGCCAAGGTGAGCGACGATATCAGTCGCCGCCTGACCTTCAACACAGCCATTGCTGCGGTGATGGAGCTGCTGAACGATGTCAGCCGACTGAACAATGAGGACCCACAGACCCGCGCAGCCCGTCAGGAAGCCCTGGAAGCAGCGGTCGTGATGTTGGCGCCGATTGTGCCGCACATCTGCCATACTCTCTGGCAGGCCTTGGGTCACCGTGACCCGATTGTTGATGCGCCCTGGCCGGTAGCTGATGAATCCGCCATGGTTCGTAGCGAGATTCAGGTTGTTCTGCAGGTTAACGGCAAAGTGCGCGCCAAAGCAGACGTTCCAGCCGACATCAGCAAAACAGATCTGGAACAGCTGGCACTGGAAAACGAGAATGTTATGCGTTTTATCGAAGGCGCTACGGTTCGCAAAGTCATTGTAGTACCCGGCAAACTGGTCAACGTGGTGGCTAACTGA
- a CDS encoding acyl-CoA dehydrogenase C-terminal domain-containing protein, translating to MSDYQAPLRDMRFILNEVFDAPALWASLPKVAENVDPDTADAILEEAGKITSGVLAPLNREADEQGCKWNEGEVTTPDGFKEAYQTIVEGGWNGLGGNPEFGGMGMPKTLVAQFEEMLQGANMAFGLAPMLTAGACLSLDAHGSQELKEKYLPNMYSGVWSGAMDLTEPHAGTDLGIIRTKAEPNDDGSFNVTGTKIFITWGEHDMAENIIHLVLAKLPGAPKGPKGISLLLVPKFMVNDDGSLGERNSLSCGSIEKKMGIKGSATCVMNFDGAKGWLVGEENKGLNAMFTMMNYERLGVGIQGIGAAEASLQSAREYAMDRIQSRAPTGAQQPEKAADPILVHPDVRRMLLTMKGYVEGGRAFSTYVAQWLDISKYADAAEEDRRTHAEGMVALLTPVAKAFLTDRGLDACIMGQQVLGGHGFIREWGQEQLVRDCRITQIYEGTNGIQALDLMGRKVVASQGKLYELFAEDVASFIEENSGEESLRPYLEPLAAALERLSDVTEHVITQASDNPNAIGAASVDYLDLFGLTALGYMWARIVKAAAPKAGDDTSGFYSGKLKTARFYYDRLLPKTVSLAEGIRSGSDSMMALTAEEF from the coding sequence ATGAGTGATTATCAGGCACCTTTGCGTGACATGCGTTTTATACTGAACGAAGTTTTTGATGCGCCGGCACTTTGGGCATCACTGCCCAAAGTAGCCGAGAACGTGGATCCCGACACCGCCGATGCGATTCTTGAAGAAGCCGGTAAAATTACCAGCGGCGTATTGGCGCCCCTGAACCGCGAAGCAGACGAACAGGGCTGCAAGTGGAACGAAGGCGAAGTAACCACGCCGGATGGCTTTAAAGAAGCGTATCAAACGATTGTAGAGGGCGGCTGGAATGGTCTTGGTGGCAATCCTGAATTTGGTGGCATGGGTATGCCCAAAACGCTGGTCGCCCAATTTGAGGAAATGCTGCAGGGCGCCAACATGGCATTTGGCCTGGCTCCCATGCTGACCGCCGGTGCCTGCCTCTCATTGGATGCGCACGGCAGCCAGGAGTTGAAGGAAAAGTACCTCCCCAACATGTATTCAGGTGTCTGGTCTGGCGCAATGGATCTTACAGAGCCGCATGCCGGGACCGATCTGGGCATTATCCGCACCAAAGCAGAGCCCAACGACGACGGCTCGTTCAATGTGACCGGCACCAAGATTTTTATCACTTGGGGTGAGCACGACATGGCGGAGAATATTATCCACCTGGTGCTGGCCAAGCTGCCGGGCGCGCCGAAAGGCCCCAAGGGTATTTCCCTGCTGCTGGTTCCCAAGTTCATGGTGAACGACGATGGCTCCCTGGGGGAGCGCAACAGCCTAAGCTGTGGTTCCATTGAGAAAAAGATGGGTATCAAAGGCTCAGCAACCTGTGTGATGAACTTTGACGGTGCCAAAGGCTGGCTCGTGGGTGAGGAGAACAAGGGGCTGAACGCCATGTTCACCATGATGAACTACGAACGTCTGGGTGTGGGTATCCAGGGTATCGGCGCTGCAGAAGCTTCCCTGCAGAGCGCAAGGGAATACGCCATGGATCGTATCCAGAGTCGCGCTCCGACTGGTGCGCAGCAGCCTGAAAAAGCGGCAGACCCGATTCTTGTGCATCCGGATGTGCGTCGTATGCTGCTGACCATGAAAGGCTACGTTGAAGGCGGTCGCGCTTTCTCAACCTACGTGGCGCAGTGGCTGGATATCTCAAAGTATGCGGATGCCGCTGAAGAGGATCGTCGCACGCACGCTGAAGGTATGGTTGCACTGTTGACGCCGGTTGCAAAAGCATTTTTGACAGATCGTGGTCTGGATGCCTGCATCATGGGCCAGCAAGTACTTGGTGGCCACGGGTTTATCCGTGAGTGGGGCCAGGAACAGCTGGTTCGGGACTGCCGCATTACCCAGATCTACGAAGGCACTAACGGCATCCAGGCTCTGGACCTTATGGGTCGCAAGGTGGTTGCAAGCCAGGGCAAGCTGTATGAGCTGTTTGCTGAAGATGTGGCCAGCTTTATCGAGGAAAACAGCGGTGAAGAGAGCCTGCGTCCATATCTGGAGCCGCTTGCGGCGGCACTTGAACGTTTGTCGGATGTTACCGAACACGTTATTACCCAGGCTTCTGACAACCCCAATGCCATTGGCGCAGCCTCAGTAGACTACCTGGACCTGTTCGGGCTGACGGCGCTGGGCTACATGTGGGCACGCATTGTGAAGGCAGCGGCACCCAAAGCTGGCGATGATACGTCCGGCTTCTACAGCGGCAAGTTGAAAACCGCACGCTTCTACTACGATCGCCTGTTGCCGAAAACGGTTTCCCTTGCGGAAGGTATCCGAAGCGGCAGTGACTCTATGATGGCGCTTACCGCCGAGGAATTCTGA
- a CDS encoding LPS-assembly lipoprotein LptE codes for MRLRTLHGNTTRLITVSMMAISLGACGFQLRGVPPVSSALEPLELDCQPPVPASLCLSVREQLELGGVQLVSGEDANYRLRLRGFEQDRRASAITVQAAAAEYTLRHSINLELISADGVPVIASTRLTTTESYRYDETNVLAKQREEESLQQQLSDRLAQQIIFRLAPITPERLQEVRDNHEKSSAPADTTDKHPAKP; via the coding sequence ATGCGGCTGCGCACCCTGCACGGAAACACAACCCGACTGATCACCGTTAGTATGATGGCGATCAGCCTGGGGGCCTGTGGTTTTCAGTTGCGGGGTGTACCACCGGTTTCCTCTGCCCTGGAGCCTCTGGAACTGGATTGCCAGCCTCCTGTACCCGCGTCTCTTTGCCTGTCAGTTCGCGAGCAGCTTGAGCTTGGAGGTGTTCAGCTTGTTTCGGGTGAAGACGCCAACTATCGCCTCAGGCTCCGTGGTTTTGAACAGGATCGCCGTGCCTCCGCAATTACCGTTCAGGCTGCGGCTGCCGAATATACGCTCAGGCACTCGATTAATCTTGAGCTGATCAGCGCCGACGGAGTTCCGGTTATCGCCAGCACACGCCTCACAACCACTGAGAGCTACAGATACGACGAGACCAACGTGCTTGCCAAACAGCGCGAGGAAGAGAGCCTCCAGCAGCAGCTGAGCGACCGCCTGGCACAGCAGATTATCTTCCGCCTGGCACCTATTACTCCGGAACGGTTGCAGGAAGTCCGGGACAACCACGAAAAATCCAGCGCCCCGGCCGACACGACCGACAAGCACCCTGCCAAACCATGA
- the lnt gene encoding apolipoprotein N-acyltransferase: MATLVVAGALQTLTFSPFHLWWLGPVSLLLTLLVTIPLPAKKLFAAGWLTGLGLFGSGASWVYISISEYGNTPIPVAVLLTVAFAAGLALFPALAFWFWGKLAKDSAVRRLILFPAIWILGDWLRGWLLTGFPWLYLGTAHTDGPLAGLAPVVGVHGLTFWIAASSAAIFATTWLIARRHHISAGIVAVAALTPWLAAPALNRVDWTDINAEPISVAAMQGNIPQQIKWDPEFLKDQIVAYLGMTESYWDTDLILWPETAIPIPQDQAGKIIDHIEENLGEESTLITGIPWYGFSERAGGFTYHNSIMAIGNGEGIYHKQKLVPFGEYVPLEGILRGLIGFFDLPMSSFTRGPENQAPLQANGARVMPFICYEVAYPDFLARNAVNTDLLLTISNDGWFGDSVGPLQHLQIARMRALETGRYMIRGTNNGVTAIIDNKGQITAHIPQFEREVLTGEVFTASGSTPYMVTASWPVLTLALILIVFVRERVIPES, encoded by the coding sequence ATGGCAACCCTCGTGGTTGCCGGTGCTCTGCAAACCCTGACCTTTTCGCCGTTCCACCTCTGGTGGCTTGGCCCGGTTTCCTTGCTACTCACTTTGCTGGTTACCATTCCTCTGCCGGCAAAGAAACTGTTTGCCGCGGGCTGGCTGACCGGTCTGGGCCTGTTTGGCTCAGGGGCCAGCTGGGTCTATATCAGCATCAGTGAGTATGGAAACACGCCTATCCCGGTTGCAGTGTTGCTTACTGTTGCTTTTGCGGCAGGGCTTGCTCTGTTCCCTGCCCTGGCATTCTGGTTCTGGGGCAAGCTGGCGAAAGACAGCGCCGTACGGAGGCTCATTCTATTCCCAGCCATCTGGATTCTCGGGGACTGGCTCCGCGGCTGGCTACTTACCGGTTTCCCCTGGCTTTATCTGGGCACAGCTCATACGGACGGCCCATTGGCAGGGTTGGCACCGGTGGTTGGCGTTCATGGCCTAACCTTCTGGATAGCTGCCAGCAGCGCCGCAATCTTTGCGACAACCTGGCTTATTGCCCGGCGGCACCATATCAGCGCCGGCATTGTGGCGGTTGCGGCACTGACACCCTGGCTCGCGGCTCCGGCTCTGAACCGGGTTGACTGGACAGACATCAACGCAGAGCCCATTTCGGTGGCGGCAATGCAGGGCAATATCCCCCAGCAGATCAAGTGGGACCCGGAGTTTCTGAAAGATCAGATTGTGGCTTATCTGGGCATGACGGAATCATATTGGGATACCGATCTGATTCTCTGGCCTGAGACGGCTATCCCCATCCCCCAGGATCAGGCGGGGAAAATCATTGATCACATCGAAGAGAACCTCGGTGAAGAGAGTACTCTGATCACCGGTATTCCCTGGTACGGCTTCAGCGAGCGGGCCGGGGGCTTTACCTATCACAACAGCATTATGGCCATTGGCAACGGCGAAGGAATTTATCATAAGCAGAAGCTGGTGCCTTTTGGGGAGTACGTTCCTCTTGAGGGTATCCTGCGGGGGCTGATCGGCTTTTTTGATTTGCCCATGTCGAGCTTTACCCGTGGCCCGGAAAACCAGGCGCCGTTGCAGGCCAATGGTGCCCGGGTGATGCCGTTTATCTGTTATGAGGTTGCCTATCCGGATTTTCTTGCGCGCAATGCGGTGAATACGGATTTGCTGCTGACAATCAGCAACGATGGCTGGTTCGGTGATTCGGTGGGGCCGTTGCAGCACTTGCAGATTGCCCGCATGCGGGCGTTGGAAACCGGGCGTTATATGATTCGCGGCACGAACAATGGGGTGACGGCGATCATTGATAATAAGGGGCAGATCACGGCGCATATTCCGCAGTTTGAGCGGGAGGTGCTGACAGGCGAAGTCTTCACGGCGAGTGGCAGCACGCCTTATATGGTGACGGCTTCCTGGCCGGTACTGACGTTGGCGTTGATCCTGATTGTCTTTGTTCGCGAGCGGGTTATTCCTGAAAGCTGA
- a CDS encoding zinc ribbon-containing protein, whose protein sequence is MTDPERNHLSGQALEAYDRMLEQVQQRLRTIQETTLETLEEEVDKAIEAEQELEEMTRDEISLLGTYLQRDLEHLIHFVDETGEGLAEWLQLDLSLLEHRLSERLLSVADQTLVDTLALRQKLESHGAGQYIAGEVATAGMFQCLNCEHMLCLTSTSHLKPCEACGSQYYKRVTSRWPKKES, encoded by the coding sequence ATGACGGATCCGGAAAGAAACCATCTCTCAGGTCAGGCCCTTGAGGCCTATGACCGCATGCTCGAGCAGGTTCAGCAACGGCTACGCACAATACAGGAAACGACGCTGGAAACTCTGGAAGAAGAGGTTGATAAGGCGATAGAGGCTGAACAGGAACTGGAGGAAATGACCAGGGACGAAATCAGCCTCCTTGGAACCTACCTTCAGAGAGATCTGGAACATCTGATCCACTTTGTGGATGAAACCGGTGAAGGCCTCGCAGAGTGGTTGCAGCTCGACCTGTCGTTACTGGAGCACCGGCTGAGCGAACGCTTGCTGTCGGTTGCTGACCAGACTCTGGTGGACACCTTGGCACTGCGGCAAAAACTCGAAAGCCATGGTGCCGGGCAGTACATCGCCGGTGAGGTTGCCACGGCCGGTATGTTCCAGTGCCTGAACTGCGAGCACATGCTGTGTCTCACCTCTACCAGCCACCTGAAACCCTGCGAAGCCTGTGGTTCGCAATACTACAAGCGCGTAACCAGCCGCTGGCCAAAAAAAGAAAGCTGA
- the holA gene encoding DNA polymerase III subunit delta, translating to MKTNPGQLSQLLRKGLAPVYLVSGDEPLLVQECCDQIRSAAKEAGFHDRLTFHADQQLDWNMVADEFNAMSLFAERRRIEIRLPTGKLGDGRAVLERVLAQPPEDIIVLLISSRLDAAETRRKWYKELQSKGVHVPVWPVDADKFQGWLQQRAGNRGLSLTRGALAMLAERLEGNLLAASQELDRLALLTNGNTIDEETVEQAVQDSSRFNGFELVTELLSGRAPHAGKMIGVLQQEGENPLGLLTVLSRDLNLLLELKTGENRTENPSAFFKKRGVFQPQRARALEQAARRLDPMQLHEAVKLCSQVDRAAKGFDELSPWHYLRDMSALLAARS from the coding sequence ATGAAGACGAATCCGGGCCAGCTGTCACAGCTACTCCGCAAAGGCCTCGCGCCGGTCTACCTGGTTTCCGGGGATGAGCCCCTGTTGGTACAGGAGTGCTGCGACCAGATACGCAGCGCTGCCAAAGAAGCAGGCTTCCACGATCGCCTGACCTTTCATGCCGATCAGCAACTTGACTGGAATATGGTTGCCGATGAATTCAATGCCATGTCTCTGTTTGCTGAACGGCGCCGAATCGAGATTCGCCTGCCCACGGGAAAGCTGGGAGATGGCCGCGCTGTTCTGGAGCGGGTCCTTGCTCAACCTCCTGAAGATATAATTGTCCTGTTGATTAGCTCCCGCTTGGACGCTGCAGAAACCCGGCGCAAATGGTACAAGGAACTACAATCCAAAGGCGTCCACGTGCCGGTATGGCCGGTGGACGCGGATAAATTTCAGGGCTGGCTTCAGCAACGCGCAGGAAACCGCGGGCTGAGCCTGACCCGTGGGGCTCTGGCAATGCTCGCAGAAAGGCTTGAGGGCAACCTTTTGGCAGCCAGTCAGGAACTAGACCGCTTGGCGCTGCTGACCAACGGCAATACTATTGACGAAGAAACTGTTGAGCAGGCGGTGCAGGATAGCTCCCGTTTCAACGGTTTCGAACTGGTCACTGAACTGCTTTCCGGCCGTGCGCCCCACGCTGGCAAGATGATTGGCGTGCTGCAGCAGGAAGGTGAAAACCCTCTTGGCCTTCTGACGGTATTGAGCCGTGATCTCAACCTGTTACTTGAACTGAAGACCGGTGAGAACAGAACCGAGAACCCATCCGCATTTTTTAAAAAACGCGGCGTCTTCCAGCCACAACGAGCACGGGCGTTGGAACAGGCGGCCCGACGACTGGACCCAATGCAACTGCACGAAGCCGTAAAACTTTGCAGCCAGGTTGATCGCGCTGCAAAAGGCTTTGACGAGCTTTCCCCTTGGCATTACCTGAGGGATATGTCGGCACTGCTTGCTGCCAGATCCTGA